In Planctomycetota bacterium, the following are encoded in one genomic region:
- a CDS encoding DUF4159 domain-containing protein — protein MSRRVATAACWLILTCAVLCVMALVAERLAYGDWEPPPPPKPSRVSASEGFPPLPLPVTPLRRTEKKRPPAPPALIAKIRYGKPVWKTTEDGRRFSYLDWQSDTTDLHNILQTAGSKLGVKYRSVELGLEEFSFSPSEVPILYISGHHNFDFGDELTEKLRWYLRDGGTLVGDACCGAQPFTESFKALCQKLFPQRPLRQLPADHPIYQAFYQIENFTYQEPNKGPYTGAANIYGIHLGCRVAVLLAPYDVSCGWAQHEHPWGFRVKAVPAQQFGVNLTSYCLATHELGRFLGAEKVYYQTGEPTREEFVFGQVIHGGDWDPHPSGNMALLKYVGANSTMEVQFKRVNVDLRKTEAFQHPLLYMTGHDDFVLLDEEVAALRSYLRNGGILLADACCGRKDFDKAFRRELARVLPNHSLDQVPPSHPLLSVQAKIGKVSYSGIVKQQQPDLNAPVLEGVTLGGVLAVIYSPYGLGTQWDGMERPFARCYSSPDALRIGMNAIVYSMTH, from the coding sequence ATGTCGCGGCGGGTAGCCACAGCGGCGTGTTGGCTCATCCTCACGTGCGCCGTGCTGTGCGTGATGGCGCTCGTTGCGGAACGTCTGGCCTATGGCGACTGGGAGCCGCCGCCGCCGCCGAAGCCGTCGCGAGTCAGCGCCTCGGAAGGCTTCCCCCCGCTGCCCCTTCCCGTAACGCCACTGCGCCGCACCGAGAAGAAACGCCCGCCGGCGCCGCCGGCCCTCATCGCTAAGATCCGCTACGGCAAACCCGTGTGGAAAACCACTGAGGACGGCCGCCGCTTCTCGTACCTCGACTGGCAAAGCGACACGACCGACCTGCACAACATCCTCCAGACGGCCGGCAGCAAGCTCGGCGTGAAGTACCGCTCGGTGGAGCTGGGCCTGGAGGAGTTCTCTTTCAGCCCGTCCGAAGTCCCCATCCTCTACATCTCGGGGCACCACAACTTCGACTTCGGCGACGAGTTGACCGAGAAGCTGCGCTGGTATCTGCGGGATGGCGGGACCCTTGTGGGCGACGCCTGCTGCGGGGCGCAGCCGTTCACGGAGTCGTTCAAGGCCCTGTGCCAGAAGCTCTTCCCGCAGCGGCCGTTGCGGCAGTTGCCGGCCGACCACCCCATCTATCAGGCATTCTACCAGATTGAGAACTTCACCTACCAGGAGCCGAACAAAGGCCCCTACACTGGCGCGGCGAACATCTATGGCATCCACCTGGGCTGCCGGGTCGCCGTCCTCTTGGCGCCCTACGACGTGAGTTGCGGCTGGGCCCAGCACGAGCATCCTTGGGGCTTCCGCGTGAAGGCCGTGCCGGCGCAGCAATTCGGGGTCAATCTGACGAGCTACTGCCTGGCCACGCACGAACTCGGGCGCTTCCTGGGCGCCGAGAAGGTCTACTACCAGACCGGCGAGCCGACCCGCGAGGAGTTCGTCTTCGGGCAGGTCATCCACGGTGGCGACTGGGACCCCCACCCGTCGGGCAACATGGCCCTCCTGAAGTACGTGGGCGCCAACTCCACCATGGAGGTGCAGTTCAAGCGAGTGAACGTAGACCTTCGGAAGACGGAAGCCTTCCAGCATCCGCTGCTCTACATGACCGGGCACGACGACTTCGTGCTGCTGGACGAAGAGGTGGCGGCGCTGCGGAGCTACCTGCGTAACGGCGGCATCCTTCTGGCCGATGCCTGCTGTGGCCGAAAGGACTTTGACAAGGCGTTCCGGCGCGAACTGGCGCGGGTCCTGCCCAACCACTCGCTGGACCAGGTGCCGCCCAGCCACCCGTTGCTGAGCGTGCAGGCGAAAATCGGCAAGGTCAGCTACAGCGGCATCGTCAAGCAGCAGCAGCCCGATCTCAATGCCCCTGTGCTTGAGGGGGTGACGCTCGGCGGCGTGCTGGCCGTGATCTACAGCCCGTACGGCCTCGGAACCCAGTGGGATGGGATGGAGCGTCCCTTCGCCAGATGCTACTCTTCGCCCGATGCCCTGCGGATCGGGATGAACGCGATCGTCTACTCGATGACGCACTGA
- a CDS encoding tetratricopeptide repeat protein, translated as MLADGYPAEALQAFLEAAASAPNDTQVLLRIATAQVRLRRFDDAEATMRRAVALEPKSPKVLQNLALVYLWRNDLERALETFQKVRALEETYPQTNYYIGLIHEARGEEEAAVRYYVMDVNNGPSPAWERLSRYKDNRRALGLAPSGPSSRSLLIFSLACLAVAGAAWALKLLFAVGVARTSTELES; from the coding sequence TTGCTGGCCGATGGGTACCCAGCGGAGGCCCTTCAGGCGTTCCTGGAGGCGGCGGCCTCGGCGCCAAACGACACCCAGGTGCTCCTCCGCATCGCCACTGCGCAGGTGCGCCTGCGGAGGTTCGACGACGCGGAAGCCACCATGCGCCGTGCGGTGGCCCTCGAGCCCAAGAGCCCCAAAGTGCTTCAGAACCTGGCGCTTGTGTACCTGTGGCGCAACGACCTCGAAAGAGCGCTAGAGACCTTTCAGAAAGTCAGGGCGCTGGAAGAGACGTACCCGCAGACCAACTACTACATCGGGCTGATCCATGAGGCGCGCGGCGAAGAGGAGGCCGCCGTTCGCTACTATGTCATGGACGTCAATAACGGCCCCTCGCCCGCGTGGGAGCGGCTGAGCCGCTACAAGGACAATCGGCGGGCTCTGGGGCTTGCCCCGTCCGGCCCCTCGTCGCGCAGCCTGCTCATTTTCTCACTCGCCTGCCTCGCAGTGGCAGGGGCCGCCTGGGCGCTGAAGCTTCTGTTTGCCGTTGGCGTCGCCAGAACGTCTACTGAACTGGAGAGCTGA
- the proC gene encoding pyrroline-5-carboxylate reductase, giving the protein MLDRTIGFLGAGKMGEALARGILRARLALPANVRMSDVDPTRLASLAKALQVLTPGDNRSLVQASEVVIVALKPGVVRQALPELAAAIGRERLVVSIAAGITIAELEGMLAAGARVVRVMPNTPCLVGAGASAYALGSAASAADGEVVRSILDSVGICVEVPEGLLDAVTGLSGSGPAFVALVVEAMADGGVLAGLPRDVANRLAVQTVLGAARLLAETGKRPAELKDMVASPGGTTIEGLKVLEEKRLRAALIQAVEAAAAKSHQLGLRSGNP; this is encoded by the coding sequence ATGCTGGACAGGACGATCGGTTTCCTGGGCGCGGGGAAGATGGGCGAGGCGCTGGCGCGGGGCATCCTCCGCGCCCGGCTGGCGCTCCCGGCCAATGTGCGGATGAGCGACGTGGACCCCACCCGCCTCGCCAGCCTGGCGAAGGCCCTTCAGGTGCTCACGCCCGGCGACAACCGGTCGCTGGTACAAGCGAGCGAGGTGGTGATCGTGGCACTCAAGCCCGGGGTGGTCCGCCAGGCTTTGCCTGAGCTGGCTGCGGCCATCGGGCGCGAGCGACTCGTGGTCTCCATCGCTGCGGGCATCACGATTGCCGAGTTGGAGGGGATGCTCGCCGCGGGGGCCCGCGTGGTACGCGTGATGCCCAACACCCCCTGCCTCGTCGGCGCCGGGGCCTCGGCGTACGCTCTGGGCTCGGCAGCCTCGGCGGCCGATGGCGAAGTCGTGCGCTCGATCCTCGACTCCGTGGGCATCTGCGTGGAGGTGCCGGAGGGGCTGTTGGATGCGGTGACAGGGCTGAGCGGCAGCGGGCCGGCCTTCGTGGCTCTGGTTGTCGAGGCGATGGCCGATGGCGGCGTGCTCGCCGGGCTGCCGCGCGATGTTGCGAACCGGCTCGCCGTCCAGACCGTTCTGGGCGCGGCCCGCCTCCTGGCCGAGACGGGCAAGCGCCCGGCAGAACTGAAGGACATGGTGGCGTCGCCCGGCGGCACGACCATTGAGGGGCTGAAGGTTCTCGAGGAAAAGCGTCTGCGAGCGGCTCTCATCCAGGCCGTGGAGGCCGCCGCCGCCAAGTCCCACCAACTCGGCCTCAGGAGTGGAAACCCGTGA
- a CDS encoding TIM barrel protein: protein MKLSVCICMVFREEQDFARRVARVKEAGLPAFEFWGWSGVNLDAVAAAKKETGLDLAAICVDSADPAMKQAWPKGILVNPEMRGVFVAAVRESLPVAKRLGCPTLIATVGNDQPGLSPWQMHDSIVAGLKAVASDVEKAGVTIALEPLNTLVNHKGYYLWSSREGFDICRAVGSPNVKLLFDIYHQQIMEGNIIQNVTENIGMIGHFHSADVPGRHEFGTGELNYAGILRAIDATGYQGYVGLEYGPTGDSAASLAQIRRIVGA, encoded by the coding sequence GTGAAGCTCTCGGTGTGTATCTGCATGGTGTTCCGCGAGGAACAGGACTTCGCCAGGCGAGTCGCGAGGGTGAAGGAGGCCGGCCTGCCCGCCTTCGAGTTCTGGGGCTGGAGCGGCGTGAATCTGGACGCCGTGGCCGCTGCGAAGAAGGAGACAGGGCTCGACCTGGCGGCGATCTGTGTGGACAGTGCCGACCCCGCGATGAAGCAGGCGTGGCCGAAAGGGATTCTGGTGAACCCCGAGATGAGGGGAGTCTTCGTCGCCGCCGTACGCGAGAGCCTGCCAGTGGCGAAGCGCCTTGGGTGCCCCACGCTGATCGCCACAGTGGGCAACGATCAGCCGGGTCTCTCGCCCTGGCAGATGCACGACAGCATCGTGGCCGGACTCAAGGCGGTGGCCTCCGACGTCGAGAAGGCAGGCGTGACCATCGCGCTCGAGCCGCTCAACACGCTCGTCAACCACAAGGGCTACTACCTGTGGTCGTCGCGCGAGGGCTTTGACATCTGCCGCGCCGTGGGCAGCCCGAACGTTAAGCTGCTGTTCGATATCTACCACCAGCAGATCATGGAAGGCAACATCATCCAGAATGTCACCGAGAACATCGGGATGATCGGCCACTTCCACTCGGCCGACGTGCCGGGCCGCCACGAGTTCGGCACTGGCGAGCTCAACTACGCCGGCATCCTGCGAGCGATTGACGCAACCGGGTACCAGGGTTATGTGGGCCTGGAGTATGGCCCGACGGGCGACTCGGCGGCCTCGCTCGCCCAGATTCGGCGCATCGTGGGCGCCTGA
- the rsmA gene encoding 16S rRNA (adenine(1518)-N(6)/adenine(1519)-N(6))-dimethyltransferase RsmA, with the protein MRTTSRPSSPALSIGDAMREVRTKSQLVAVFRFLRLRPAKALGQNFLVDPNLLDFIVRTAQVGPDDLVLDIGCGTGLLTAHLADAAARVIGIELDRGVLSVCRRYLEGRANVELLSGDALASKHALSSALLDAARRELGSGRYRALRVVSNLPYSAASAIVPNLLESGLPIAGMLVTVQKEVAERLAAAVGSEHYGALSLVVQANAQVELVRLLPPEVFWPRPKVISAVVRLTPRPEARAAAGDFEAFKTLVRAAFAHRRKTLVNSLAASHLLSQADAAQLLTRCDVPASARAQDVGLSQYRLLARCFSQLKGTT; encoded by the coding sequence GTGAGAACGACATCTCGCCCATCCTCCCCTGCCCTTTCCATCGGCGACGCGATGCGCGAGGTGCGCACAAAGAGCCAGCTCGTCGCGGTCTTCCGCTTTCTGCGGTTGCGGCCCGCAAAGGCTCTCGGCCAGAACTTCCTCGTGGATCCCAATCTCCTCGATTTCATCGTGCGGACCGCACAGGTGGGGCCGGACGACCTGGTGCTCGATATCGGCTGCGGCACCGGGTTGCTGACTGCTCACCTCGCCGACGCGGCGGCGAGGGTCATCGGCATCGAGCTGGACCGCGGCGTCCTATCGGTCTGCCGCCGTTACCTCGAAGGGCGGGCAAACGTGGAGCTGCTTTCGGGCGACGCGCTGGCCTCAAAGCACGCACTCTCCTCCGCCCTGCTCGACGCCGCGCGACGCGAGTTGGGTTCCGGCCGCTACCGGGCTCTCCGCGTCGTATCCAATCTGCCCTACTCCGCAGCTTCGGCCATCGTGCCCAACCTTCTCGAGAGCGGGCTGCCCATCGCGGGCATGCTGGTAACGGTGCAGAAGGAGGTGGCCGAGCGGCTCGCTGCCGCCGTCGGCAGCGAGCACTATGGCGCCCTCTCCCTCGTGGTGCAGGCGAACGCGCAGGTGGAACTGGTCCGCCTGCTCCCACCCGAGGTGTTCTGGCCCAGGCCGAAGGTCATCTCCGCGGTCGTCCGCCTCACTCCCCGCCCCGAGGCGAGAGCGGCGGCAGGGGACTTCGAGGCATTCAAGACCCTGGTGCGCGCCGCCTTCGCCCACCGACGCAAGACTCTCGTGAATTCGCTGGCGGCGTCGCACCTCCTGTCCCAGGCCGACGCCGCGCAATTGCTTACGCGCTGCGATGTGCCCGCCTCGGCCCGGGCGCAGGATGTTGGCCTCTCCCAGTACCGTCTCCTGGCAAGATGCTTCTCTCAACTGAAGGGAACGACATGA
- a CDS encoding M28 family peptidase, with translation MLARIGKGLLLAIGLLMILSVTLFDPADITEYAKRTFGLTSGQRADRELEGVAPSTGRQAAEERENQDVRNLVERLRIEDTRETIRFLSSLPQSRVVGYPGNRVAAGYVEDAFRAIGLDDVHSQPFDVTVPVDEGGSMEVAGLSRKIDLACLWPNEVQTPSLPDGFEGTLVDGGKGAFAAFNGQRLTRKVEVTRKPTGKEMKSVQEEGDAIVLLDFDCGQDWTNAFMLGAKAVVFFDNTAPGGPSAVTRGEAEQKLVGVPANLPRFWVSRADGLYLREQLRRAREQGRELRAKLSARMAWRRVQARNVIGTIHGTLPPESPSEKVEYERPRIIVLSAFYDAMSVVPRVAPGAESAGGLAALLQTARVLKQYPPRHTIVFVASGCHFHCLWGVQHFLRECLPTDSELGRVRLPKGRVDFDLFVGLDLTSHNNQVATTCFGTFYNRWWEMNVYRKNLLAPYAKNFTDYAASVFRKSTAEATCPHINAITPPKKTWKNFVPRPVAFDSEAVEARGKDAVTIFTPNEIRNVVDTPADTLERMDIEKLHSQVRTVAALMAKAGRDTQFFTDSKLRLQNRMSFTQGNATWFDRALNPNIPKAPLGGAVVTLRHIHADVTNAGVRTLYTAYAQDTNPSGGDHTQGYYIDPVTLNSRRVTLNIWSDRIGELQSAEAVIQSRRWLTTRRLQPAGTGGRATATIQVAERFELGPPPEGKPAAELPTPSGEALKGSWQPAPEEIGKRSGTLVPASEGDPRDPVKPGHAHIRVGNAHYRGPILVPPRRFELDVDLDPPGWVERLFRGGAVREVALPDDAPDVPDDLRVIRSLTLHGSKGDYEVRDINVAFGQFEGQFLFPFIQFWRWGGMELLAYKMAADGSIIYAQDEGPQGKETYPNDVKFGGGSQCVLFRCKPLTLLEIVDSRYLTVLDMLGVLGTDNSVPQQWGARYIANQSRQEGMTTSAAVVFGKHDTLTGEDQRLKVHMGTGLYGIKLLLTNAELERPGKGLVTTPPTDPQEDLGITLKEARGTGYPVDGGVLLHPTYRVAWDMWALNEYRLRDLERYGISNPMLANFPTKGRLARGRLEPGLHDRAREALVAAQGALARRDYEEFISQSRRAWGYEAKAYPEVASQADDTVKGVVFYFILLIPFAFFMERLLIGAADVRKRIIGFAVIFLAVFAILRYVHPAFKLSTSPYIILLAFVILSMGVIVLFIVVGKFNEQIRKMKQAATGIQEADVGRLSATYAAVMLGISNLRKRRVRTTLTAVTLTLLTFTVLSFTSIQTSLQVFELSRSNTPSYEGVLVRDRNWRGQQAVVLDHLRSEFGGMATIAPRAWLLSKTRGEKEFFEFAAAGGRSNVNGIVGLTPQEALINPKGGPQTFLRPGGRWFRPGDRYVCILPDDVAGRVGIQATALEGKADADKPRIAMLGQEFTVIGLLDSEAFNKYRDLDDEKLTPVDTQQEGARMQVEENPDEAAKAPIQAFTHIEASNSLLIPYDLARDIGGTLNSIALSTYQERTEVEGGVRVVRVVPTKPFKEFSQDIRRFMQRVALNLFITQGTGEDARVKVWSSIQTTSFSGVGNLFVPILIAALIVLNTMTGAVYERFREIYIYSSVGLAPTHVAALFLAEAAVFATVGAVAGYLIGQSVASVIFHLDLLGALTLNYSSLSAIYSSVVVMATVFLSALYPAKKASDMAVPDVTRRWQFPPPEGDLWQFDFPFTVGGAEILGMYSYLARFLQSYGETSIGAFYTEDVQLTKGAPGSEADYVISARCWLAPYDLGISQDVRFEAIPTGEFNIYRIAVIIRRVSGDTLSWQRMNRGFLNVLRKQFLVWRTVPSGTKAEYAEEGRLLLEGAEAPAAGGGGVGA, from the coding sequence ATGCTCGCGAGGATTGGCAAGGGCCTTCTGCTCGCCATCGGCCTCCTGATGATTCTCTCCGTCACCTTGTTCGATCCAGCCGATATCACCGAGTACGCCAAGCGCACCTTCGGCCTCACGTCGGGCCAACGGGCAGATCGGGAACTCGAGGGAGTCGCGCCCAGCACGGGGCGACAAGCCGCCGAGGAACGCGAGAACCAGGACGTGCGCAACCTGGTGGAACGGCTGCGCATCGAGGATACCCGCGAGACGATCCGCTTCCTGAGCTCCCTGCCGCAGAGCCGGGTCGTCGGTTATCCGGGCAACAGGGTTGCCGCAGGTTACGTAGAAGATGCCTTCCGAGCGATCGGCCTGGACGACGTGCACAGCCAGCCCTTCGACGTGACCGTGCCGGTGGACGAGGGCGGCTCGATGGAGGTCGCGGGGCTGTCAAGGAAGATTGACCTCGCCTGCCTCTGGCCCAACGAGGTGCAGACGCCCTCGCTGCCTGATGGATTTGAGGGCACACTGGTGGATGGCGGCAAAGGAGCATTCGCCGCCTTCAACGGCCAACGGCTCACGAGGAAGGTCGAGGTAACCCGCAAGCCGACTGGCAAGGAGATGAAGAGCGTCCAGGAGGAGGGGGACGCTATTGTGCTGCTGGACTTCGACTGCGGGCAGGACTGGACCAACGCCTTCATGCTCGGCGCGAAGGCGGTGGTGTTCTTCGATAACACGGCGCCGGGGGGACCGTCGGCGGTCACACGGGGCGAGGCGGAGCAGAAGCTGGTTGGCGTGCCCGCCAACCTCCCGCGTTTTTGGGTGTCCCGGGCCGATGGGCTTTATCTGCGCGAGCAGCTCCGCCGCGCCCGCGAGCAGGGGCGCGAGCTGCGAGCGAAGCTCTCAGCCAGGATGGCTTGGCGCCGTGTCCAGGCCCGGAACGTCATTGGCACCATCCACGGCACACTTCCGCCTGAATCCCCATCCGAGAAGGTGGAGTACGAGCGCCCCCGCATCATCGTGCTGTCGGCCTTCTACGACGCCATGTCGGTGGTCCCGCGCGTGGCCCCAGGAGCCGAGAGCGCCGGTGGGCTGGCCGCGCTGCTTCAGACGGCCAGGGTTCTCAAGCAGTACCCGCCGCGGCACACAATCGTGTTCGTGGCGTCCGGGTGCCATTTCCACTGCCTGTGGGGCGTCCAGCACTTCTTGCGCGAATGCCTGCCGACGGACAGCGAACTGGGCCGCGTCCGGCTCCCCAAGGGGCGTGTGGATTTCGACCTGTTCGTGGGCCTCGATCTCACGAGCCACAACAACCAGGTGGCCACCACGTGCTTCGGGACATTCTACAACCGCTGGTGGGAGATGAACGTCTACCGCAAGAACCTGCTGGCGCCGTATGCCAAGAACTTCACCGACTACGCGGCCAGCGTATTCCGCAAGAGCACCGCCGAAGCCACGTGTCCTCACATCAACGCCATCACCCCTCCGAAGAAGACGTGGAAGAACTTCGTCCCGCGCCCGGTTGCCTTCGATTCCGAGGCGGTCGAGGCCCGCGGCAAGGACGCCGTGACCATCTTCACGCCCAATGAAATCCGCAATGTCGTAGATACGCCTGCTGACACGCTCGAACGCATGGATATCGAGAAGTTGCATTCGCAGGTGAGGACCGTGGCGGCCCTGATGGCGAAGGCGGGGCGCGACACCCAGTTCTTCACCGACAGCAAGCTGCGCCTTCAGAACCGCATGAGCTTCACCCAGGGCAATGCCACCTGGTTCGACCGAGCCCTCAACCCCAACATCCCCAAGGCGCCCTTGGGCGGCGCCGTCGTCACGCTCCGCCACATTCACGCCGACGTCACCAACGCGGGCGTCCGCACCCTCTACACCGCCTACGCGCAGGACACGAACCCGAGCGGCGGCGATCACACCCAGGGATACTACATTGACCCAGTGACGCTGAACTCACGCCGCGTGACCCTGAACATCTGGTCCGACCGGATCGGCGAGCTCCAAAGCGCCGAGGCGGTCATTCAGAGCCGCAGATGGCTCACCACGCGCAGGCTCCAGCCCGCCGGCACGGGCGGCCGGGCGACGGCGACGATCCAGGTGGCCGAGCGCTTCGAGCTCGGCCCGCCGCCGGAGGGGAAGCCGGCCGCCGAGCTTCCGACCCCCTCTGGCGAGGCGCTCAAGGGGTCCTGGCAGCCCGCCCCCGAGGAGATCGGCAAACGCTCCGGGACCCTGGTGCCGGCATCCGAGGGCGATCCGCGTGACCCTGTCAAGCCGGGCCACGCCCATATCCGCGTGGGCAACGCGCACTACCGCGGTCCGATCCTCGTGCCCCCGCGCCGCTTTGAACTGGACGTGGACCTCGACCCCCCGGGTTGGGTGGAACGCCTGTTCCGCGGCGGCGCCGTACGGGAGGTGGCCCTGCCCGACGATGCTCCGGATGTGCCCGATGACCTGCGAGTCATCCGCTCCCTCACCCTGCACGGCTCCAAGGGCGACTACGAGGTCAGAGACATCAACGTCGCTTTCGGCCAGTTTGAGGGGCAGTTCCTTTTCCCCTTCATCCAGTTCTGGCGTTGGGGCGGCATGGAACTGCTCGCCTACAAGATGGCTGCCGACGGTTCGATCATCTACGCGCAGGACGAAGGACCGCAGGGCAAGGAGACCTATCCGAACGACGTCAAGTTCGGCGGCGGGTCCCAGTGTGTGCTCTTCCGCTGCAAGCCCTTGACCCTGCTCGAGATCGTCGACTCGCGCTACCTCACCGTGCTGGACATGCTCGGGGTCCTTGGCACGGACAATTCAGTGCCGCAGCAATGGGGCGCCCGCTACATCGCCAACCAGAGCCGCCAGGAGGGAATGACCACCAGCGCAGCCGTTGTGTTCGGCAAGCACGACACGCTCACCGGCGAGGACCAGCGGCTCAAGGTCCACATGGGCACTGGGCTCTACGGCATCAAGCTGCTGCTGACGAACGCCGAACTCGAGCGCCCAGGCAAGGGGCTCGTGACCACGCCCCCGACAGACCCGCAGGAGGACCTGGGCATCACCCTGAAGGAGGCGCGGGGCACTGGCTACCCTGTGGACGGTGGCGTGCTGTTGCACCCGACCTACCGCGTGGCATGGGACATGTGGGCGCTCAATGAGTACCGACTGCGCGACCTGGAGCGCTACGGCATCAGCAATCCCATGCTCGCGAACTTTCCCACCAAAGGCCGCCTGGCCCGCGGGCGGCTGGAGCCGGGCCTCCACGACCGTGCGCGGGAGGCGCTCGTGGCGGCGCAGGGCGCCTTGGCGAGGCGTGACTACGAGGAGTTCATCTCGCAATCGCGGAGAGCCTGGGGCTACGAGGCCAAAGCGTATCCCGAGGTGGCGAGCCAGGCCGACGATACGGTGAAGGGCGTGGTCTTCTACTTCATCCTCTTGATCCCATTCGCCTTCTTCATGGAACGCCTGCTCATCGGCGCGGCCGACGTCCGCAAGCGGATCATCGGGTTCGCTGTCATCTTCCTGGCCGTGTTCGCGATCCTGCGCTACGTGCACCCGGCCTTCAAGCTCTCCACCAGCCCCTACATCATCCTCCTCGCCTTCGTCATCCTGTCCATGGGCGTGATCGTCCTCTTCATCGTGGTCGGCAAGTTCAACGAGCAGATCCGCAAGATGAAGCAGGCGGCCACAGGGATTCAGGAGGCCGACGTCGGGCGCCTGTCGGCCACGTACGCCGCGGTGATGCTGGGCATCTCGAACCTCCGCAAGCGGCGCGTGCGGACCACGCTCACTGCGGTCACCCTCACCCTGCTCACGTTCACGGTGTTGTCCTTCACCTCCATCCAGACGTCGCTCCAGGTGTTCGAGCTGTCGCGTTCCAACACGCCGAGCTACGAAGGGGTGTTGGTTCGCGACCGCAATTGGCGCGGGCAGCAGGCCGTCGTCCTCGACCATCTGCGAAGCGAATTCGGCGGCATGGCGACCATTGCTCCGCGTGCCTGGCTTCTGTCGAAGACCCGCGGCGAGAAGGAGTTCTTCGAGTTCGCGGCGGCCGGGGGACGCAGCAACGTCAACGGAATCGTCGGCCTCACGCCGCAAGAAGCCCTCATCAACCCCAAGGGCGGGCCGCAAACGTTCCTCAGGCCCGGCGGCCGCTGGTTCCGCCCCGGCGACCGGTACGTATGCATCCTGCCCGACGACGTGGCGGGCCGCGTGGGCATCCAGGCGACGGCCCTCGAAGGCAAGGCCGATGCAGACAAGCCCCGGATCGCCATGCTCGGCCAGGAATTCACCGTGATCGGCTTGCTGGACTCCGAGGCCTTTAATAAGTACCGGGACCTCGATGATGAGAAGCTGACGCCGGTGGACACCCAGCAGGAGGGCGCCAGGATGCAGGTCGAGGAGAACCCCGACGAGGCTGCGAAGGCGCCCATCCAGGCGTTCACTCATATCGAGGCATCGAATAGCCTCCTGATCCCCTACGATCTGGCGCGGGACATCGGCGGCACGCTGAACTCGATCGCTCTCTCGACGTACCAGGAGCGAACCGAGGTCGAGGGCGGCGTCAGGGTCGTCCGCGTGGTGCCTACGAAGCCCTTCAAGGAGTTCAGCCAGGACATCCGCCGCTTCATGCAGCGGGTGGCCCTGAATCTCTTCATCACGCAAGGCACGGGCGAGGACGCGCGCGTCAAGGTGTGGAGCTCGATCCAGACCACCTCCTTCTCGGGCGTCGGCAACCTTTTCGTGCCGATCCTCATCGCAGCCCTCATCGTCCTGAACACGATGACGGGCGCCGTCTACGAGCGATTCCGCGAGATTTACATCTACAGCTCGGTCGGGCTGGCGCCCACGCACGTAGCCGCCCTGTTCCTGGCAGAGGCCGCCGTCTTCGCCACCGTGGGTGCCGTGGCAGGCTACCTGATCGGCCAGTCGGTTGCCAGCGTGATCTTCCACCTGGACCTGCTGGGCGCGCTCACGCTGAACTACTCGTCGCTTTCCGCCATCTACTCGAGTGTCGTCGTGATGGCCACCGTGTTCCTGTCCGCGCTCTACCCGGCCAAGAAGGCTTCGGACATGGCGGTGCCCGATGTGACGCGGCGCTGGCAGTTCCCGCCGCCGGAGGGCGACCTGTGGCAGTTCGACTTCCCGTTCACCGTGGGCGGCGCCGAGATCCTCGGCATGTACTCCTATCTCGCGCGCTTCCTGCAATCGTACGGCGAAACGTCCATCGGCGCCTTCTACACTGAGGACGTGCAACTCACCAAGGGGGCGCCCGGCTCCGAGGCCGATTACGTGATCAGCGCCCGCTGCTGGCTGGCCCCGTACGACCTGGGAATCAGCCAGGACGTCCGCTTCGAGGCCATCCCGACCGGCGAGTTCAACATCTACCGCATCGCGGTCATCATCCGACGCGTGAGCGGCGACACGCTGTCGTGGCAGCGGATGAACCGTGGCTTCCTGAACGTCCTGCGCAAGCAGTTCCTCGTCTGGCGCACCGTGCCGAGCGGCACCAAGGCCGAGTACGCGGAGGAGGGGCGTCTCCTCCTCGAAGGGGCGGAGGCGCCTGCCGCGGGGGGCGGTGGCGTTGGGGCTTGA
- a CDS encoding TIGR00730 family Rossman fold protein, translating into MNRTQRLNDFTQEDPWRVFRIMAEFVDGFELMAGVPKPRVAIWGSARTRPGSRYYELARALACRLAKQGYAVVTGGGPGIMEAANRGASEAGGASVGLNIILPFEQAANTYTTHCMEFRYFFCRRVMFVKESSGVVVMPGGFGTLDEFFEILTLKQTGKIDTLPIILFGSAYWTGLLDWMRSTLLADGAIGQGDLNLFNVVDDVDEVMALLVPRAGKPDVG; encoded by the coding sequence ATGAACCGAACCCAGCGCCTCAATGACTTCACCCAGGAGGACCCTTGGCGGGTATTCCGCATCATGGCGGAGTTCGTGGACGGTTTCGAGCTGATGGCCGGGGTGCCGAAGCCACGCGTGGCCATCTGGGGCTCGGCACGCACGAGGCCCGGCTCGCGCTACTACGAGCTCGCCCGCGCGCTGGCGTGCCGGCTGGCGAAGCAGGGCTATGCGGTGGTCACCGGCGGCGGGCCTGGCATCATGGAGGCGGCGAACCGAGGCGCCTCCGAGGCAGGCGGCGCCTCGGTGGGCCTCAACATCATCCTGCCCTTCGAGCAAGCCGCCAACACATACACCACACACTGCATGGAGTTCCGCTATTTCTTCTGCCGACGCGTGATGTTCGTCAAAGAGTCCAGCGGCGTGGTCGTCATGCCAGGCGGCTTCGGCACCCTGGACGAGTTCTTCGAGATTCTCACCCTCAAGCAGACGGGCAAGATTGACACCCTGCCCATTATCCTTTTCGGGTCCGCCTACTGGACCGGGCTGCTCGACTGGATGCGCAGCACTCTGCTCGCCGACGGCGCCATCGGCCAAGGCGACCTGAACCTGTTCAACGTAGTGGACGATGTAGACGAGGTGATGGCCCTGCTCGTCCCGCGTGCTGGAAAGCCCGATGTGGGCTGA